The Paraburkholderia bonniea genome includes a window with the following:
- a CDS encoding urea transporter, which produces MSLVSSRRAFIALRTLLRSLGQVVLQPNAITGSGVLAAWVLYSPRLACAALLGAAIANADAMLAKQASRDTLQGLHGFNGALAALAVFTFIHDNALAISLALLASLGTAWLLGPWSRWLRRYGLCFYSSPCLLVTALWLPFITISNPASPPLHAPSTSLLSHAANWLSGLAQSGFATGAWPGLLMLAGIAIASRRHAIWALLGSGLASSAHLLLGATDASFNMGLLGFNGALTGLALADAGILAALGGISLSVVLQHFANSYGLLALTTPFVLATWSMQRLKLHAHKSLRADAAR; this is translated from the coding sequence ATGTCTCTCGTGTCTTCCCGAAGAGCCTTCATCGCCTTGCGTACCCTGCTGCGCAGCCTGGGCCAGGTTGTGCTGCAACCCAATGCGATTACCGGAAGCGGCGTATTGGCGGCATGGGTTCTATACAGCCCACGGCTCGCCTGCGCTGCGTTGCTCGGCGCCGCCATCGCCAATGCCGATGCCATGCTCGCCAAGCAAGCTTCGCGCGACACCCTCCAGGGGCTTCATGGTTTTAACGGCGCACTCGCCGCGCTCGCCGTCTTTACTTTTATCCATGACAACGCGCTCGCCATTTCGCTGGCGCTGCTAGCCTCGCTCGGCACTGCCTGGCTTCTCGGCCCGTGGTCACGCTGGCTGCGACGCTATGGCCTGTGTTTCTATTCAAGCCCCTGTTTACTAGTCACTGCGCTCTGGCTGCCGTTTATCACCATCAGCAATCCGGCTAGCCCCCCACTCCACGCCCCTTCCACCTCGTTACTAAGCCACGCGGCCAACTGGCTATCCGGTCTGGCTCAAAGCGGCTTTGCCACTGGCGCATGGCCCGGGCTGCTAATGCTGGCCGGCATCGCTATAGCATCCCGCCGGCATGCCATCTGGGCCTTGCTCGGCAGCGGCCTGGCCAGTTCGGCCCACCTCCTTCTGGGAGCCACGGACGCGTCATTCAACATGGGCCTGCTCGGTTTCAATGGCGCGCTAACCGGGCTAGCGCTAGCGGACGCCGGAATACTCGCAGCCCTCGGCGGGATCAGCCTTTCAGTCGTGCTGCAACACTTCGCCAACTCTTACGGCTTGCTCGCACTCACGACACCATTTGTGCTGGCGACGTGGAGTATGCAGCGGCTCAAGCTGCACGCTCACAAAAGCCTGCGCGCTGACGCGGCACGCTAA
- a CDS encoding class II aldolase/adducin family protein — MFTAQLPVPASTFSSVSAEEKRTRTDLAAAYRLVALNRWDDLIYSHISACIPDQPGHYLINPFGLAFDEVSASTLVKIDIHGKVIGHSAYPANPGGFALHAAVHAARDDAGCVMHLHNTPGIAVSLQADGLLAASQHALRFYGQLGYHDYEGAVFSPDEGSRLVANLGSRPALLLRNHGTLTTGRTVAQAYVLMATLIKACEIQLQAQAGGTPLTLPRHEVALKTAAQLRDDGTEGETEWPALLRQLDRIDDSYRD; from the coding sequence ATGTTCACCGCTCAACTCCCTGTTCCCGCCAGCACCTTTTCCAGCGTTTCAGCGGAAGAAAAACGCACGCGGACTGATCTGGCTGCTGCCTATCGCCTTGTCGCGCTAAACCGATGGGATGACTTGATCTATAGCCATATCTCCGCGTGCATTCCAGACCAGCCGGGCCATTACCTCATCAACCCGTTTGGGCTGGCATTTGACGAAGTCAGCGCCTCGACCCTGGTGAAAATAGACATCCACGGCAAGGTCATCGGCCACAGTGCGTATCCCGCCAACCCAGGCGGCTTCGCGTTGCACGCAGCAGTGCATGCCGCGCGTGACGATGCCGGGTGCGTGATGCATCTGCATAACACCCCAGGCATTGCTGTCTCGCTCCAGGCAGACGGGTTGCTTGCCGCCTCTCAGCACGCACTGCGCTTCTATGGCCAACTTGGGTACCACGACTACGAAGGCGCGGTTTTTTCACCAGACGAAGGTTCGCGCCTCGTCGCCAATCTCGGCAGCCGGCCCGCACTGCTGCTGCGCAATCACGGCACGCTCACCACTGGCCGTACGGTTGCCCAGGCCTACGTGCTGATGGCGACCCTCATCAAGGCATGCGAAATCCAGCTACAGGCACAAGCGGGCGGCACCCCGCTCACACTCCCCAGACACGAGGTCGCGCTGAAAACCGCAGCACAGCTCCGTGACGACGGCACTGAAGGAGAGACCGAATGGCCTGCACTGTTACGCCAGCTAGATCGAATCGACGATTCATATCGAGATTAA
- a CDS encoding 4-oxalocrotonate tautomerase, with protein MTNRSTFSQENSMPTFHIELFEGRTTEQKRAFVRAITEATCQSLGVAANTIDIILNEVKRENWATGGRFWSDEDSP; from the coding sequence ATCACCAACCGCAGCACGTTTAGCCAGGAGAACAGCATGCCAACCTTTCATATCGAACTTTTTGAAGGCCGCACCACCGAGCAAAAACGTGCGTTTGTGCGTGCTATTACCGAGGCCACCTGCCAGTCTCTTGGCGTCGCGGCAAATACGATCGACATCATCCTGAACGAGGTTAAACGTGAAAACTGGGCGACTGGCGGCCGTTTCTGGTCTGACGAGGACAGCCCATGA